The Plasmodium yoelii strain 17X genome assembly, chromosome: 4 genome has a window encoding:
- a CDS encoding LCCL domain-containing protein gives MNIYFFLIICFFVFAYICECSTNDYTFKKIFLKHKGSYCLYPENAIDNTKFDISLDECDKIAHENEGKISWFLSPNGKLRTKNGLCLKTHKNFLVVSICSSNNDEKSEIWNIDHEKKLKNETDDCAQLAGNKIFSFKCNPLSTKEFEIVPFSLDELNLMKIRYTHKKLINVNENTDINKYDTIINDYDQIKNKIDNILNTEKEMKNEKEKIINLINDIKSLVSITSPLNNYGNGALMYIYDINDVDNTKSLLQVPLDKLQLDHTILNELGIENKNVKIIIHTFLSIPKNNYYTFVAKNVTGNLIVKLNDNNILYIQNPQHNKTITSEVLYLPGSILLPLYIEITSTREETIYNNSSEQENISFSLFWSSKNIPEQIINSLYLYMTIFEKNCYKPYQKKIYCSTTFESIAIKNQPFHFLCPFGCLVNDKNDKNDQNSLYSTKGDIVNPEQAGKNGRCLNLKAKICESAVQSNFLSNETEGIVKVIVKSIQNESGNYEDCGTLLPNDAYDNSFKGITDIKLVDMDDFFTNFNSNKDIYLGYKGIVTDDKHSLLTKRDLSKRYISDIDINCDNNIKNGYEFNSGSFVVKRIKSSDLKNEQTSIVIDTFALFDKYSTNNTDEQNSNIPINFSGWTRKICKNIQLYIKYGKINTVMDYPSLLLSCNYTFENITLDNNQTIVARCLPNCFNQKNDIFGSYIYAPHSPICKSAIHSGIITNLGGLIEITKLTNITQSFSTTTDITRNGVKAIITDNKNKDSYYLTKPNGSICNYPTTYYNRNQSISSQKNNDLNKTSPFFIQLNSNTFKIPPVVLVNKNHAALQNQLYNMHNWYNTENYKKENKIIPPENGKEIPIQNKMKENKINIINPSSDTNNNLKNEIKTFEQNYNRDQFKVLQKNNQNIFSKLFNKKNNINKFHKILKDIRIEQNNYDSFLKQVQADNFTLIKKFDIITSKKKYIIERLQKSLKNIKIMTVKTFEEIYDSENVNDNYYVMDNNDAEKNHTTNEGVNNENMPSNWRIEKYTDGNYFSSITNDSFAKSNHHIYASYVLYKYIKLSKGFISLDVKIPYEGNFGIIFKYKDFNNYANFIINKNEMYFIELINGVQSEKINYQKINNSFRQLGNWTKIFIEFGNKNVRVYINKTFGAGYKSKNKLYGLLGFGVNNSKEKIFIDKLVIGSLDQAKYYKENTYDQVHSVNMEQGLQKKKLKGRTSIDEINGTKIGEINMISHNFTSDQINADEPSNNEPLANSCKPYQEDFNAPLEYNWIIPLQSFWRVQKSFNLIPFFGSKQNKNKYTKIANCDNMKNNEYNHRINDECNKKLKNEENYLYGAQKNAEDNLVIPSITLLKTDRICTNIVSYTFSSSISLKPFSKSGIVFRVLSSDNFLSVILDISDKTGKLYLLKISKGIPYQLNTTTHIPINQDTWYNLVLLYNGSNINIMLNDENVFKTQINESTINNNLGNVGLIVLSGESMFKNILFIPHKA, from the exons AtgaacatttatttttttttaataatatgtttttttgttttcgCATATATATGTGAATGTAGCACCAATGATTATAcgttcaaaaaaatatttttaaaacataaagGATCCTATTGTTTATATCCTGAAAATGCTATAGATAATACAAAATTTGACATATCTTTAGATGAATGCGATAAAATAGCGCATGAAAATGag gGGAAAATATCTTGGTTCCTTTCCCCTAACGGAAAATTGAGAACCAAAAATGGATTATGTTTAAAAACTCACAAAAATTTTTTAGTAGTTTCAATATGTTCCtctaataatgatgaaaaatcAGAAATATGGAATATAGATcatgaaaaaaaactaaaaaatgaAACCGATGATTGCGCACAGCTAGctggaaataaaatattctcATTTAAATGTAATCCCTTGTCCACTAAGGAATTTGAAATAGTACCATTTTCCTTAGATGaattaaatttaatgaaaataagatatacacataaaaaattaataaatgtgaATGAAAATacagatataaataaatatgatacaataattaatgattatgatcaaataaaaaataaaatagacaACATATTAAATACagaaaaagaaatgaaaaatgaaaaggaaaaaataatcaatttgataaatgatataaaatcATTAGTAAGTATAACATCTcctttaaataattatgggAATGGTgcattaatgtatatatacgaTATTAATGATGTAGATAATACTAAAAGCTTACTACAGGTACCATTAGATAAATTACAGCTTGATCACACAATTTTAAATGAATTAGgaattgaaaataaaaacgtaaaaattataatacacACCTTTCTAAGTATACCAAAGAATAATTACTATACATTTGTGGCAAAAAATGTTACAGGAAATTTAATAGTtaaattaaatgataataatatattatacattcaGAATCCGCAACATAACAAAACTATTACTAGCGAAGTTTTATATTTACCAGGAAGCATCTTACTACCATTATATATCGAGATAACATCTACTAGAGAAGAAACAATATATAACAATAGTTCTGAacaagaaaatatatcattttccTTATTTTGGAGTAGTAAAAACATTCCTGAGCAAATCATAAATTcgttatatttatacatgacaatatttgaaaaaaattgctataagccatatcaaaaaaaaatttattgttCGACAACATTCGAAAGTATAGCGATTAAAAATCAACCATTTCATTTCTTATGCCCATTTGGATGTTTagtaaatgataaaaatgataaaaatgatcaAAATTCTTTATATTCTACCAAAGGTGATATTGTAAATCCTGAACAGGCAGGCAAAAATGGAAGGTGTCTGAATCTAAAGGCAAAAATATGCGAATCCGCTGTACAatcaaattttttatctAATGAAACTGAAGGAATCGTAAAAGTTATAGTCAAAAGTATACAAAACGAATCAGGAAATTATGAAGACTGTGGTACATTATTACCAAATGATGCGTATGATAATTCATTTAAAGGAATAACAGATATAAAATTAGTTGATATGGAtgatttttttacaaattttaaTTCTAATAAAGATATTTATTTAGGCTATAAAGGCATTGTAACAGATGATAAACATTCTCTATTAACAAAAAGAGATTTGTCTAAAAGGTATATTTCAGATATAGATATAAattgtgataataatataaaaaatggttATGAATTTAACTCGGGTTCATTTGTAgtaaaaagaataaaatcATCTGATCTCAAAAATGAACAAACTAGTATAGTAATAGATACATTTGCATTGTTTGATAAATATAGTACCAACAATACTGATGAACAAAATTCGAATATCCCTATAAATTTTTCTGGATGGACACGaaaaatttgtaaaaatattcaattatatattaaatatggaAAGATAAATACTGTTATGGATTACccttctttattattatcatgtAATTATACGTTTGAAAATATTACTCTTGATAATAATCAAACCATAGTTGCACGATGTTTACCAAATTGttttaatcaaaaaaatgatatcTTTGGTTCTTATATTTATGCGCCACATTCCCCAATATGTAAATCTGCTATACATTCTGGTATTATTACAAATTTAGGAGGTTTAATCGAAATAACAAAACTTACAAATATTACTCAATCCTTTAGTACTACAACTGATATCACTAGAAATGGTGTTAAAGCTATTATAACGGATAATAAAAACAAGGACTCCTATTATTTAACAAAACCAAATGGATCCATATGCAATTATCCAACTACATATTATAATAGAAATCAATCCATATCatcacaaaaaaataatgaccTAAATAAAACATCTCCTTTTTTTATCCAATTAAATTCCAATACATTCAAAATACCTCCAGTAGTTTTGGTTAATAAAAATCACGCTGCTTTACAAAATCAGTTATATAATATGCACAATTGGTATAACAccgaaaattataaaaaagaaaataaaattataccaCCTGAAAATGGGAAAGAAATACCAATTCAgaacaaaatgaaagaaaacaaaattaatataataaaccCCAGTTCAGACACAAAcaataatttgaaaaatgaAATCAAAACTTTTGAGCAAAATTACAATAGAGATCAATTTAAAGTTTTGCAAAAAAacaatcaaaatatattttctaagttatttaataaaaaaaacaatataaataaattccataaaatattaaaggaTATAAGAATAGagcaaaataattatgattcTTTTCTTAAACAAGTGCAAGCAGACAATTTTACATTAATCAAAAAATTTGATATTATtacatcaaaaaaaaaatatatcatagaAAGATTACAAAAgtctttaaaaaatatcaaaatcaTGACAGTTAAAACATTTgaagaaatatatgattcTGAAAATGTTAATGATAATTACTATGTAATGGATAATAATGATGCTGAAAAAAATCACACCACTAATGAAGGGGtgaataatgaaaatatgcCATCAAATTGGAGAATTGAAAAATACACAGATGGAAACTATTTCTCATCTATAACAAATGACAGTTTTGCAAAATCAAATcatcatatatatgcatCCTATGtactttataaatatattaaattgtcTAAAGGGTTTATATCTTTAGATGTGAAAATACCATACGAAGGGAATTttggaattatttttaaatataaagattttaataattatgcaaactttattattaataaaaatgaaatgtattttattgaattaataaatggCGTTCaaagtgaaaaaataaattatcaaaaaattaataactcATTTAGACAATTAGGAAACTGGACGAAAATATTTATCGAATTTGGTAACAAAAATGTTAGagtatacataaataaaacatttgGAGCTGGATATAAAtcgaaaaataaattatacgGATTATTAGGTTTTGGagtaaataattcaaaagaaaaaatatttatagatAAATTAGTTATAGGTTCTTTAGATCAAGCTAAGTATTATAAGGAAAATACTTATGACCAAGTACATAGTGTAAACATGGAACAGGgtttgcaaaaaaaaaagttaaaaggTAGAACAAGCATAGACGAAATAAATGGTACAAAAATCGGTGAAATTAATATGATTAGTCATAATTTTACTAGTGACCAAATAAATGCCGATGAACCTAGTAACAACGAACCCTTAGCAAATTCATGCAAACCATATCAGGAAGATTTTAATGCTCCACTTGAATATAATTGGATTATACCTTTGCAATCTTTTTGGAGGGTTCAGAAAAGTTTTAACTTAATTCCATTTTTTGGTTCaaagcaaaataaaaataaatacacaaAAATTGCTAACTGCgataatatgaaaaacaaTGAATATAATCATAGAATAAATGAcgaatgtaataaaaaattaaaaaacgaagaaaattatttatatggtGCCCAAAAAAATGCTGAGGATAATTTGGTTATACCATCTATTACACTTTTAAAAACAGATAGAATATGTACTAATATAGTGTCATATACATTTAGTTCATCTATTTCTTTAAAACCATTTTCAAAATCAGGAATAGTTTTTAGAGTTTTATCATCAGATAATTTCTTATCAGTTATATTAGATATTTCAGATAAAACAGGAAAATTGtatcttttaaaaatttcaAAAGGAATTCCATATCAATTAAATACAACAACACATATACCAATCAATCAAGACACTTGGTATAAtttagtattattatataacggatcaaatataaatattatgttaaatgatgaaaatgtgTTTAAAACACAAATTAATGAATctacaataaataataatttaggGAATGTTGGATTAATCGTTTTAAGCGGAGAATCAATGtttaaaaacattttatttattcctcataaagcttaa
- a CDS encoding tubulin subunit alpha produces the protein MREVISIHVGQAGIQVGNACWELFCLEHGIQPDGQMPPDQAGRANDDAFNTFFSETGAGKHVPRCVFVDLEPTVVDEVRTGTYRQLFHPEQLISGKEDAANNFARGHYTIGKEVIDVCLDRIRKLADNCTGLQGFLMFSAVGGGTGSGFGCLMLERLSVDYGKKSKLNFCCWPSPQVSTAVVEPYNSVLSTHSLLEHTDVAIMLDNEAIYDICKKNLDIERPTYTNLNRLIAQVISSLTASLRFDGALNVDVTEFQTNLVPYPRIHFMLSSYAPVVSAEKAYHEQLSVSEITNSAFEPANMMAKCDPRHGKYMACCLMYRGDVVPKDVNAAVATIKTKRTIQFVDWCPTGFKCGINYQPPTVVPGGDLAKVMRAVCMISNSTAIAEVFSRMDQKFDLMYAKRAFVHWYVGEGMEEGEFSEAREDLAALEKDYEEVGIETNDGEGEDEGYEADY, from the exons ATGAGAGAAGTAATAAGTATACATGTAGGACAGGCTGGTATCCAAGTTGGAAACGCATGCTG GGAGCTATTTTGTTTAGAACATGGTATACAGCCCGATGGTCAAATGCCTCCTGACCAGGCTGGTAGAGCAAATGATGATGCTTTTAATACCTTTTTTTCAGAAACCGGTGCCGGCAAACAT GTCCCACGTTGTGTTTTTGTTGACTTAGAACCAACTGTTGTGGATGAAGTAAGAACAGGCACATATCGCCAGTTATTTCACCCTGAGCAGTTAATATCTGGAAAAGAAGACGCAGCAAACAATTTTGCAAGAGGTCATTATACAATTGGTAAAGAAGTCATAGATGTGTGTTTGGATCGAATTCGAAAATTAGCTGATAATTGCACAGGATTACAAGGATTTTTGATGTTTAGTGCTGTTGGAGGTGGTACTGGAAGTGGATTTGGATGTTTAATGTTAGAAAGATTGTCAGTTGATTATGGAAAAAAATCAAAGTTAAATTTTTGCTGCTGGCCATCACCACAAGTTTCAACTGCTGTAGTTGAACCATATAATTCAGTTTTATCAACCCATTCATTATTAGAACACACAGATGTAGCTATTATGTTAGATAATGAAGCTATTTAtgatatatgtaaaaaaaatttagatatagAAAGACCCacatatacaaatttaaataGATTGATTGCACAAGTTATATCATCTTTAACAGCTTCATTACGTTTTGATGGTGCATTAAATGTTGATGTTACTGAATTTCAAACCAATTTAGTACCATATCCACGTATTCATTTTATGTTGTCATCATATGCTCCTGTAGTTAGTGCTGAAAAAGCATATCATGAACAATTGTCTGTATCAGAAATTACAAACTCAGCATTTGAACCAGCAAATATGATGGCAAAATGTGATCCTAGACATGGAAAATATATGGCTTGCTGTTTAATGTATAGAGGAGATGTAGTACCAAAAGATGTGAATGCCGCTGTTGCCactataaaaacaaaaagaacTATTCAATTTGTTGATTGGTGCCCAACTGGATTTAAATGTGGTATTAATTATCAACCTCCAACTGTTGTACCAGGTGGAGATTTAGCAAAAGTTATGAGAGCTGTTTGTATGATCTCTAACTCAACTGCTATTGCTGAAGTATTTTCAAGAATGGACCAAAAATTTGATTTAATGTATGCAAAGAGAGCTTTTGTTCACTGGTATGTTGGTGAGGGTATGGAAGAAGGTGAATTTAGTGAGGCTAGAGAAGATTTAGCGGCTTTAGAAAAGGATTATGAAGAAGTCGGTATTGAAACAAATGATGGTGAAGGAGAAGACGAAGGATATGAAGCAgattattaa
- a CDS encoding nucleoporin NUP138, putative: protein MNNNGGNANNPNIWGMPNNNLGNNSFFGTNMNSQNGLNENNNNSLNNQTNMTGNNMFFGTNVNNQNNNNNIFENNMNSQNNIGKSDNSIFGTPSNDLNKSNNNSLFGNLSSNTSVNNNTTNAFNANLFNAAKKDVYPGFTRSLLGNSPNNSSNIFKQSTLGSSIALGSQLNDDRGSESGGLFSKEQLEAAKQIFANSSSGNLSSFNNKTNNNKLTFSGGFSSSSSAFSKNNINPFQSMAMQATNQNDKSSLMNNNMNKSFFGDTNNNNISGGGKINPFGMSTMNNLNSSNKLNEIGPGGFSQAIKSFNPNANSLFSSQTNTGSTASTGFNNNDSSQKSLFSNFGGGFNSFAKTNTTDIFKTNTTTENNNTNTSFSFLPSFNSSKNNDNPFSLNSFNTTNNEKSSGSLFGFNNNNTNTTSPGFSLFSNNNINKTTTPDNSINSNINKDAENKTVENSNQNIGENKASGITNVASESFKSNDASGTDKSIFSKEIEAEKDKEKADDKNEQNDNDKEKAETKETNATPESKKDENDSTKSHDEKLIDSKNELKEKETNENEKDDKKDDKKDDKTDDKKDDKKDETSDNTKDNKDDTNNDKMSLFGKSLTVDSPFFKTTTTNLTDKKSNLESSSSLNHDAENKKEKTGFFFGNDDKSKNENTNTSTESKWDFSKFGNSNLFNKEKEPFSFGFKETSTTDKKDESTNLKDNKKEEDTKPSVSTESKDKNKESTATTKKSIFNFGIKSSFLSQSSKDGKDEKTNEDNKEKDSEKSAKGVENDETDADGTKDPNTTGVSGKLDSNNVDDKKKFWKLSFTKKKDQTSPDAQKESKENESKNNDLLNKGLSLQPSDITLGKGSLFGSFTKDNEKKNEDTKNTKSDNFSNINSFGKNNASISFNQSSLFGKSDEKSNTLFSSSNNTFQFFNSSQNDKKKTEFQTKTQNVPIQNNQNADDEDVNNVSNLINFISLEDRKKNVYINNKSQYDDENHEKTHISSNLKYNNNNETSHRSQTSNFQLKETKGTLRMDNNDDYVDFNYVDFINGEQNQEINMEHQRQLENDRKNVEKNIKTNEYFFKKNLDQEMAVDVINNLSSFVKNKINFMNYCSNEILDIYNKVSHYEKMYALISEDQIKIEKKQESLEKRLRLIQSEQCDMLSLLNELDNENSLTFLKVLNQKNLNKDDSINNKNLYLDIDKFEKLADKIENLEELIDSIHNTSKHDIVNDIVNKCYTNEINCEQIDKQLNGYSHELRNMK from the coding sequence ATGAATAACAATGGAGGGAATGCAAATAACCCCAATATATGGGGTATgccaaataataatttaggGAATAACAGTTTTTTTGGTACAAATATGAATAGCCAAAATGgcttaaatgaaaataataataatagtttaaATAATCAAACAAACATGACTGGgaataatatgttttttggAACGAATGTAAacaatcaaaataataataataatatttttgaaaataatatgaattctCAAAATAATATTGGAAAAAGTGATAATTCTATTTTTGGAACTCCATCAAATGATCTTAATAAAAGCAACAATAATAGCTTATTTGGTAATCTTTCTTCAAACACTTctgtaaataataatacgaCAAATGCTTTTAATGCAAACTTATTTAATGCCGCAAAAAAGGATGTATATCCTGGATTTACAAGAAGTTTATTAGGGAATTCACCAAATAATAgttctaatatatttaaacaaaGCACATTAGGCAGTTCTATAGCATTAGGAAGTCAATTAAATGACGATAGAGGATCAGAATCAGGGGGATTATTTTCAAAGGAACAATTAGAAGCAGCTAAGCAAATATTTGCAAATTCATCTTCAGGCAATTTGTCAAgctttaataataaaacgaATAATAATAAGTTAACATTTAGTGGCGGTTTTTCATCAAGTTCTAGtgcattttcaaaaaataatataaacccTTTTCAGAGTATGGCTATGCAAGCAACTAATCAAAATGATAAATCATCACttatgaataataatatgaataaatcattttttggtgatacaaataataataatattagtgGGGGCGGAAAAATTAACCCATTTGGTATGTCTACCatgaataatttaaattcatcaaataaattaaatgaaattGGTCCAGGTGGATTTAGTCAAGCTATTAAGTCATTTAACCCAAATGCTAATAgtttattttcatcacaAACCAATACCGGTTCTACTGCTTCCACCggttttaataataatgatagttCTCAAAAATCccttttttcaaattttggTGGTGGCTTTAATTCATTTGCAAAGACAAACACAActgatatttttaaaacaaatactactacagaaaataataatacaaacaCTTCATTTTCCTTTTTGCCATCTTTTAATAgttcaaaaaataatgataatccATTCTCTTTAAATTCATTCAATACaacaaataatgaaaaatcaAGTGGAAGTTTGTTCggttttaataataataatacaaatacaACATCACCAggtttttcattattttctaataataatataaataaaaccaCAACTCCAGATAATTCAATTAATAgcaatattaataaagatGCTGAAAATAAGACAGTTGAAAATTCTAATCAAAACATAGGAGAAAATAAAGCTTCAGGAATAACAAATGTAGCTAGTGAATCCTTTAAATCAAACGATGCTAGTGGAACAGATAAATCAATTTTTTCTAAAGAAATTGAAGCAGAAAAAGACAAAGAAAAAGCTGATGATAAAAACGAACAAAATGACAACGATAAAGAAAAAGCTGAAACCAAAGAAACAAATGCTACTCCTGAAAgtaaaaaagatgaaaatgattCAACCAAAAGTCATGATGAAAAGTTAATAGATTCTAAAAAcgaattaaaagaaaaagaaactaatgaaaatgaaaaagatgatAAAAAGGATGATAAAAAGGATGATAAAACAGATGATAAaaaagatgataaaaaagatgaaacTTCAGACAATACTAAAGATAATAAAGATGACACTAATAATGATAAGATGTCACTTTTTGGAAAAAGCTTAACAGTTGATTCACCCTTTTTTAAAACGACCACAACCAATTTAACtgataaaaaaagtaatttAGAATCATCTAGCAGTTTAAATCACGATGCcgaaaataaaaaggaaaaaacaGGATTTTTCTTTGGAAATGACgataaaagtaaaaatgaaaatacaaATACTAGTACTGAATCAAAATGGGATTTCTCAAAATTTGGGAATAGtaatttatttaacaaaGAAAAGGAGCCATTTTCATTCGGTTTTAAGGAAACTAGTACTACTGACAAAAAAGATGAATCTACAAATTtgaaagataataaaaaagaggAAGATACCAAACCTTCAGTATCTACAGAAtcaaaagataaaaataaagaatctACCGCTACAACCAAAAAATCAATATTCAATTTTGGAATTAAATCGAGTTTTTTAAGCCAAAGCTCAAAAGATGGTAAAGatgaaaaaacaaatgaaGACAATAAAGAGAAGGATAGTGAGAAGTCAGCTAAAGGAGTCGAAAATGACGAAACAGATGCAGACGGAACTAAGGATCCCAATACTACTGGCGTGTCTGGTAAATTAGATTCAAATAATGTTGATGATAAAAAGAAATTTTGGAAACTTTCTTTTACAAAGAAAAAGGATCAAACTTCTCCAGATGCACAAAAAGAATcgaaagaaaatgaatcaaaAAATAACGACTTGCTTAATAAAGGTCTATCTCTGCAACCAAGTGATATAACACTAGGAAAAGGAAGCTTGTTTGGAAGTTTTACTaaagataatgaaaaaaaaaatgaagatacaaaaaatacaaaaagtgataatttttcaaatattaaTTCTTTTGGGAAAAATAATGCAAGCATCAGTTTTAATCAAAGTAGTTTATTTGGAAAATCTGATGAAAAAAGTAATACGTTATTTTCATCAAGTAATAACacttttcaattttttaattcttctcaaaatgataaaaaaaaaactgaaTTTCAAACAAAAACTCAAAATGTACCAATTCAAAATAACCAAAATGCTGACGACGAAGATGTAAATAATGTAagtaatttaataaattttatatctttagaggataggaaaaaaaatgtatatataaataataaatcacaATATGATGACGAAAATCATGAAAAAACTCACATTTCATCAAACTtgaaatataacaataataatgaaacatCACATCGTTCACAAACTTCTAATTTCCAATTAAAAGAAACAAAAGGAACTCTTCGAAtggataataatgatgattaTGTCGATTTTAATTATGTTGATTTTATAAATGGAGAACAAAATCAAGAAATTAATATGGAACACCAAAGACAGTTAGAAAATGATAGGAAAAATGTAGAAAAGAATATTAAAACAAACGaatacttttttaaaaaaaatttagatCAAGAAATGGCTGTTGatgttattaataatttatcatcttttgttaaaaataaaattaattttatgaattattGTTCTAATGAAATcttagatatatataataaagtatctcattatgaaaaaatgtatgCATTAATATCAGAagatcaaataaaaattgaaaaaaaacagGAGTCATTAGAAAAAAGATTAAGACTTATACAAAGTGAGCAATGTGATATGCTTTCTTTACTTAATGAACttgataatgaaaattctttaacttttttaaaagttcttaatcaaaaaaatttaaataaagacgacagtataaataataaaaatcttTATCTTGACATtgataaatttgaaaaattagCTGATAAAATAGAGAACTTAGAAGAACTAATAGATTCTATACATAACACTTCCAAACATGACATAGTAAATGATATAGTTAATAAATGCTAtacaaatgaaataaattgcGAACAAATAGATAAACAACTTAATGGTTATTCTCACGAGCTAAGAAATATGAAGTAA